The following DNA comes from Solanum stenotomum isolate F172 chromosome 11, ASM1918654v1, whole genome shotgun sequence.
CAGATGTaccatatttatttaattaattaatttatcttactcaattaatatttatattgtgAAAATGCAGAACATGGGGAAGAATATGCAACTAAGCTTACTATATGTTGTGGAGTTTACTATGGTTGCTTTTACATTGTTGTTGGTAGTTGATGGGTAAGtctctatttcttttatttaattcttaatttatcAGTGTATTTTAACGTGTTATAATAAAGTTCTTTCACAACTTAGTGTGATTTAGTGGGAAAATCCAATTGTGGTAACAAGTATGATGAGGTGTATAGATAGTAGATATCGAGTGGATAGTTGAGTAAATTCTTAATATGCTTAAAAGTTGAGCTGAACACTATCGTAAGAGGTAGCAATGTACTTGGTAGTGAATATATCTGAAGATATAATTGAGGTGCGAGTAAGTTGATCCATATAACTTACTCATCAACAAATTAATAAATGGGCGGATTATTACACATCCAAAAGTTActtcaatttaaattgattagATTGAAATAAGCTAAAATGCAGGTCATAAATCAACCTATTTTATTCttacttggtattagagccaaGGTACATCCCTGTAGAATACACTCGTCATATATTCATTGATTTGATGTAAAGAACATGTCTGAATAAAGTTGAGATATCACAAAAGTTTGGATTTTGATTATGTGAGATATTTCTCCTTGTATAAATCTAAAACAGGGTATTTTCTGCATTTTAGTTCTTTTAAGCTGATAGCAAGAGTAATATAATCTCTATGAAGATTTGCACACTGATTTGCTGTTTATTGTTCTGAAAACAGGCGAAGATTGATAGAAACGCCGATCGTTAGATTGGATATACAAACTAACCAAGTAAATTTATACCTCTAACTATTCATCATTTTGTTTACCTACCTAAACTAGCCGGTACATGTCTAATTGTACATCATGTTTAATTGTTGTACTTTGATCcatgatttttttcatcttGTCGCGTGTTTATCCTATGTCGTCTCTCTTTAGGTGACGATGAGCAATGGCATTGTCAATGTTACATTATCAATACCATATGGTGTCGTTATGAGCATATCATATGGTGGAGTCAACAACTTACTCGCTACtcaaaatgttgaaaaaaatagaGGGTATATAACCTATAAACATCTTATTCCCTCTGTTTCAACTTGTTTGGCTTAACCAATGACATTTTTCAGGTATTGGGATATTTTTTGGAATCGTACAACATCTAAAAGAGCTCGAAAAAAGTAATCTTTACCTTCTAGTCACAAATTAAGATACATGAAATTCGATCatccaaaattatatataagtcCATTTTTCGCGTAAAATCCAGGTTCTTGGGAAATAGTTTCGAGGTCATTATGGATACCGAAAACCAGGCAGAAATTTCGTTTAAAAGTACATGGAATGCTTCTCAATCTGATGAACTTCCATTAAACAGTGACTTAAGGTGAAGCGTACTAtaaaagttcaattttttcatattttttcttcagAAATTTCAATCTTGTATACGTATGCTAAATCGATGAATTTTCAGGTTTGTGATGTTACAAGACACACCTGGATTTTATACGTATGCTATCGTTGAGCGTTTGGAAGGATGGCCTCTTGTATATATCGAAAATTTAAGAGTTGTCTTCAAGCTTCAACAGGACATGTACTAGTctgaatttttttcatcattaacTTAAGATGTACATTTGTTTTTGAACCGAGGgcaacaacctctctatcttcacgaggtaggggtaaggtctgcgtacactctaccctcccaaGACTCCACCAGTGAAAATACACTGCATATGTTGCTGCATTTATAGGTTTGATTACATGGCTATCTCGGACGAGAGGCAGAGGATCATGCCAATGCCAGTGGATCGAGAGACGGGGAAGGTGCTCGACTACAAAGAAGCTGTTCTTTTGACAAATCCAACTAATCTAGATCTAAAAGGAGAGGTAAAATCCATCGTATTCTAAACCATGTATTTGTTGAACGTGTGACCAgatcatctaaaagcttaataTGTTATATGAGAcgcttttatttacttaattatatcttCAGCAATACCTATGTTAAGGAGGAGATTGAAGTTGTTTATCATACGAACATGTTGTCCTTCGTCCTAAATAGAGAAGTGCAAgctatataaaattaataacagTAAGTGCAGCTCGATTTACTAAGCTCCTGCTATGCACATGGTCAGAGAAGGGTCGTACCACAAGTGTCTGTTTCTGCAAGAGTCTGTTTCCATAGCTCGAACATGTGACTTACTAGGAAGTCACAAGTTTTTAAATCTACAAATTTGTAGGTGGATGACAAATACTTTTATGCAACTGATAACAAAGACGATAGAGTTCATGGATGGGTGAGTTCCACTAATCCTCCAGTAGGATTTTGGATGATAATTCCGAATGATGAATTTCGTACTGGAGGACCTTACAAACAAGATCTCACTTCACATGTTGGTCCAACTGTGCTATCTGTAAGtacatttgaattaattatatacGACTTGTTTGAAACTCAGACGTACTAGTAATAGTAGTAGTTGTTATTGAATATTTCTTCATAATCTCAGATATTTGTAAGTAGACATTTTGCTGGAGATGATCTTGTTATCAAATTTCAACAAGGAGAGCCATGGAAAAAAGTTATTGGCCCTGTATTTCTCTATCTTAACTCAAATTCTTCAGCTATGGACAATCCCACCATACTCTGGGATGATGCTAAGAGAAGGGTAATGATTTAATCTTTTACTATTTGCTACTCCTGCCATCTCAATTTACGTGatgttgtttgacttgacacggaattcaagaaagaaaaaaaaaaacttttgaaaacttATAGTCTAAAACAAGTTATAGATGTTTGTCTGACTATAAATCTTCTCAGgataaaatgaacattttaaagttaaatagtTTCTAAAGATAGAAAAATGTGTTATTCTTTTTACGTTCCACGTCGAATTTACAGATGAATCAAGAAGTTGCAAACTGGCCTTATGATTTTCCAGTTTCGGAAGAGTACATCAAATCTAATCAAAGAGGAATTATTCGAGGCCAACTTCTTGTTAACGACAGGTAGTTATGTCTAGTGTTTATATCTtgaacccattttttttttttgtaattttgtacactttTTTGATTTACGTGGCATCCAAACATCTCACACACGCCTCAACTACGTGGAGTCTTGGTTTGTGCTTAtgtaagccaaaaggtgtataAATTTACAAAACAAATGAGTTCGGAGGAAATatgaccttagtttagttaaaatATGTTTCTaaaatttcggtcatagtctaggatacttgtgtattatcccgtgtaattaaataaaatttcactaatATTTAACATCTATAATTTGTATTTTCAGCACTACGACTTTAATACCCGCATCCAAGGGTTATATAGGGTTAGCACCACTAGGAGATGTTGGATCTTGGCAAAGAGAAAACAAAGTAAAGTTGCAtgattcataaaattatttaaagaatttttttaattatatagattATTAATATAGTAACTTTATTTCGTTTTGTTTTCAGGGTTATCAGTTTTGGACTAAAACAAATGCTATGGGGAATTTCACCATAGAAAATGTCATATCCGGTACATATAACTTGTATGCAACCGTCCTAGGAATAATTGGGGATTACAAATACACTTTTGATGTACAAGTTACTCCAGGTTTCGATTTCTTACTTAGCCCTTATGTTATTTGTTAATTCAAAGTTTAGCTCCAGACTCCACTACTTATGGGATcacactggatatgttgttgattCGATGTTTGTTTAGAATGAGACtattgtaccactcatatttgTTAAGTTCGATGCTCTTATGAACTCATTTTcgttttcttttgaattttcatGTGTATCGAAATGCAGGTTCTAGTATTGAATTAGGGAGTTTGGTTTATAATCCTCCAAGAAATGGAGCTACACTTTGGGAAATCGGTGTACCAGATCGAACAGCTGCTGAGTTCTTTGTTCCAACGCCACCTCCAGAATTTAACGTGCACGTATACCaaaacaattttgaatcaatgTATGATCGAAAAATGTTCAATGgctattttgaatattttcttGTTATACTGAAAATATTGTAGTTCATTCACTTTATTTTTGGTTTGCAGATTTAGACAATATGGTTTGTGGGAACAATATAGTGTTTTATATCCTGAAAATGATCTTGTCTACAATGTTGGGACTAGCAATTATTCAAAAGATTGGTTTTTTGCTCATGTTACTAGGTATGTATTATACTCCCTAGAGTTTCCTATAATTCTTGTTTTTGAagttaatttcatttttgtaaGTAAGGGGAGATTTAATTTGGTGCGTCGGTAAGTGGTGTTGTCGTGTGACCAAGAGGTCACGAGTTCAAGTTGTTTCCCTTCCCTGATCCCATGCATAGTGGGAACTTAGTGTGAACTTAGTGTGTCAGACTgccattttacttttttgtgaATTAACCTCTGTTTTTTCGTTTTATTTGATTCTGTTATATTGAATTTACCCTATAGTCTCAATTTGGGAACTTCTAGTCTCAAAGTCACTGAATGGGTTAGTCGCCAATCCCTAAACATTTTGTAACAAAGGGGAGATTTGGCGTAGCGGTAAGAGGTGCCGTCATGTGAACAAGCCGTGAATACAGCCTCCGCGCATAGTGTGAGCTTAGTGTTCCAGTGTgccacttatttttttttgttttttttaaattacccATCATTGCATAGTATGTATGTATTGACATACACATATATACGCATCATTCTCTAACCATAagctaaatacaaaaaaaaataaaaatacaagacATCAGGATTATACTgaatttgttgttattattgttgaatAACGATGTCACTTCCTTGTACAGGAACATAGGAAACAAGACCTATATATCTACCACATGGAAAATCATATTTAACCTTGAAATTATTGACAATGCATCAAATTACACTCTCCAAATGGCTCTTGCAGCAGCTCAAAGAGCTGAACTACAAGTATGTTTCATTTCAATCAAGCTAATTTTCcaattctttttgtttatgtttaaatgATACATGAAAAGTTGACTAATCgttgttgtttttctttctctataaGGTTCGTTTCAACGATGAAAACGTTGTTGAACCTCATTTTACGACAGGAAAAATAGGGGGAGATAATGCAATCGCGAGACATGGTATTCATggattatattttctttatagtATCGAAGTAAAGGGCAATCTACTTGTAAATGGAACAAACACAATTTTTCTTACACAAGCAATAGCTACTAACCCCTTTCAGGGAGTAATGTATGATTATCTTCGTTTAGAAGGACCTTATCAATGATAAAATGGtcattcaacaacaacatattcaatgtGATTTCATTAATGAGTTTTGGATAGTGATAActgataaatatgtatatacatTGACAACGTAAAGATTCTTCTACCAAATTACCGATTAATGTTTATCATAAAATTTTGCCTATATTTACCTTATGTGACACaagtaaatatattttccaGTATTGGTGTTAAAAGTGAgtaatttctttatttcaattgtgagtaacattatatttattcattttcatgTACATTTGCACAACACAAATATCGgttgtttttccctttttacccTTATAATTGTGGTCTCGGGTCTATCTTATGTGCacctcaattaattttgtggaataccaattttattttacaagtaTAGGTATCTAATAACTCTATTCTCTAAAGCTTGAACAGATTAACCTTTGTAAAACATttcataattcttttcttgtgtGAAAACTTTGCAACACAAAAAggttctaaattttttattttattttattatggaTCATAATAAGTTTAATTAAAAGTCACGAGTGGTCCTTTTAATTGTGatcccaaaaaatataaaaacgtCCACATCTTCANGTAAATATATTTTCCACTATTGGTGTTAAAAGTGGgtaatttctttatttcaattgtgagtaatattatatttattcattttcatgTACATTTGCACAACACAAATATCGgttgtttttccctttttacccTTATAATCGTGGTCTCGGGTCTATCTtatgtgcacctcaactaattttGCAGAAtaccaattttattttacaagtaTAGGTATCTAATAACTCTATTCTCTAAAGCTTGAACAGATTAACCTTTGTAAAACATttcataattcttttcttgtgtGAAAACTTTGCAACACAAAAAggttctaaattttttattttattttattatggaTCATAATAAGTTTAATTAAAAGTCACGAGTGGTCCTTTTAATTGTGatcccaaaaaatataaaaacgtCCACATCTTCAtcataacttttttattttagcaCTTTTGATCCCTCAGAATTCTAGCAACAAAAGTGCATTTTATATTCACTTTTTGAATACTTCTATAAaaagtaatttcatattaaagtcACTAGACAATGAAAATACTCCttttgtttcatattatttgatcctcatactaaaaatagttattttaattttaatcaaaGTTTTCTTAAGAGATGCGTTATATCAATAGGGGCCacttttcgatttttttttttaactaaggAGAATGACAACAAAGTTTCTTGACCTAATTATAACCTATAGAGTTTGACTTTTCTGAAAATTGAACGTCAGAAAGAGACTCATATGACCTATATTTGGTATAGAAGTTGAAAAGAGTTAATGACGTTAccaataattttgaattattcaaAATGAGAGCCTTGTATATTATTCGAACTACGTAGCTTAAAAATATCCTCCACGTTAACgaagtaattttaaaatgtcattCCTACTAACAATTGCTCCAGGTTTAACGAAAAAGAATGAATTTTGCTCGaaaactatttgaaataatgaTAGATTTACCTAGAATTTATAGTCAATATCAATGAAATTTAGTCTCTAGTCATTTTAACAGATTATAAACCATCCCTAAtaattgatttcttttatttaatgaaATATTAAACAGTATAAAATTCTTGTTCGTGATTGCAAATTTTCGTAActtaattcaatttttgaagaaaaaatgttttttatatCGTCATTTGatgattttccttttttatatgATTATCAATTTGTGTTAAATAGTTTAAAAATGCTCTTCTTGATTATCAATTTTTGTCAATtgaattgtataatttttttcatatttagcaaatttgagttttcttattatttttaattcttgTAAGGGtccattctttttatttttattttgtctttttcaaGGTGGGGGTGGGGTTTCTATATGGTacctataaaaataaaacttactaAAAAGTGAAATTCAAAATAAGTTGAATTAGTTTGATATAAACGTTCAATTATAGATATTTATCATTTCTTTATAGAATTAGTTTATGTATTAAAACTTATTAAAATTGTGACCCGtgactttaaaaatataatagattCATTGCTAAGATTCTTAAAAGATGGAACCTACgtacaatttaaattttgaatctgcTTCCACCGATGACCATGCTAATCACGCTAATCTTAACCTCTTAAATATGGCATTATCTGTAATTAATATGCATAATAATCACAAATTAGTTTGTTACAAAACCAAGAACTGGCTTCGAAACCAACAAATTCCGTTTTTTAAtagtgacaaaaaaaaattaaagtccCTTTCCCATGGTAATTATTCTTTTCCGTTCATATTATCTGTCTTTTACAACTTTCGCACACTTTTTAATAAAACTGAATATagaatttaaactaaactaaatatATTCGTCTTACAACTAATCATAATTTTcttatcaaatattattgaatttttatatttttatttatgttttatatttaaatgaaTATGTTGAACTGTTGCTTAAACCCCCTTCTcatcaaaagaaatttaataatCTTAATCACacggttatttttttatttttttgtattttattttcttagagaTCTCATTTAATTGGTGCTCCAAGTAattaaatgaaacaaaaaatggaTGAATTTGAAGCAGAAAGAGATATAAATGActacttaattttgttttaaaaataccAATATTTATAAGTAGATTAATACACATTAATGTTGAGGTtgacaaaatcaagaaaagccTATTTTAATGTTGAGTTCTCTTTATGGAGATAAAATCCTACTAATTCTAGACGTAAAATATGGTtgaaaaaatgtatattttttaattacacatttctttaaaaaatactattaattataATAGATATTTGTCTTCACGGAATACTCTATTTATGAGtcataattgaaatatttgtagTCTTTAAGGCCTATTGGTAAAgtaggaaaaaataattaattttactttacatttttaaataacaagtaatttgaaataaatacttttattaagaacgataaatattttaaaacgaGAGAGTAATagtttaattttctttcataGTTTGACAATACTAAATATTCTTATGTTGGTCCCTATGCTAGTTGTCCTAACTCATAATATTAGGTGAATTTAGTCAAATGTTTAAGCCACAAAACCAACTACCCCAAACTTCTAGTATTTGACAAAATAATTGAATGGCCAAATTAAATATAAGTAGAATTAACAACCAAAAGTGAACCAGTGATGTTCAGGGCGGGTCAATTAGGATTGTTGAATTTCTAAGTTAATTACAAGCTTCTGATAATAAAATGGATATGATATCTTAGATTAATCTCATATCGAAATGAGAGAAGAAAGTAAAAAGTTTTAGAAGTCATAAGTAAATTTACATGGTACacattttcaatgaaaaatttatgtGAGCCTTAATTCAAAACGAACTATAAGTCTCATGAGCTTAAATCATGACAAAATactcatttttataattaacaCAAAAAATAGACTTTGATCACAGATTTAAAGGGAATGGTTACACTTCTtcatatttactttatttatatatatatatatatatatatatatatatatacacttaatATTCATAAATTGCTCAATTAATATCATTAATCTCCTTTTAGGAAAGTTAATTTAAGCTAAAACAAGGAGAGTTCATCAGATAAATATTAATCCGACGAGATAAAAGTTTCTTTAAGGACTTAACTTAGATACTCATAACATTTAActataataattagttttttttaataaaaaaatatataattttttttatagtacaTGTTCTTTATAGTAATCAAAAGGTAGATATCTACACGAACGAAACTTCTAtagaaaagattttgttttggATCTCATAAAAATTTGTAGCCGCTATTTTAACTTCAGATACGCATTGAATAAATTCGTTCATGTGTAATAACTACAAAACTACATAGGAACTAGATGTAAATCACAATAAGTAAGTCTGATGCGATGAACTCGGTTGAAAAAACATTACCAGAAGAAATCGTTCCCTAACATGCCTTATGAGATCCCTATCTGCCTTTACATTCCGTTATCACTAATTAGAATGTgatgagataaataaaattcGTTTATCATTGATAAAAAGTCTCGAATTTGAGTAAATTCTCAATTAAAAACGCCCTTCTCTAAAATACTTAGCTAGGTTTTACACGGTGTGAAGCTAAATTAATGATAACGGGGTAGGAAAGTTGGGGGATAGTCTTCcaagagaagaaaattttaatGGAATTAATCAATTAGAACATAAGTACATTCAAGACATAATGCATAAATGTGCCATTTAGATTGACTTAAGatttggtcaaacctacttttaagtcagtttttaaCTTCTTCTGTgcttgacaaatataaaaataacttagaataagtaaaaaaaatgacttaaagtAAACATTAGTAAGTGTTTGGcaaggttaaaaataacttaaaataagtaaaaaacgacttaaaataagtcaaaagtcaaaagtagtcccccctactttttattttttgacttaaaagttatttaagtttgactttttatttttgatttaaaatctactttttaaaatcaatccaaacaggctcttaatTTGATTTCAGCTAACATTTACCTCTtcaattttgggtgtgcacaaataaatattaattaaattcgtATCTAAAGTTAAACAAGTAAACACAtatcctacatgacataatacacgtgAGATACCACGCAGAACACAAATTATAACATGAAATACATGCCATAATTATCTCTATATAAACCCAAGAAATGAGCTCTAATTTTACTCTCAAAACAAATCTTGTAAGTTGTAACGCTTTTACTACTCTTTTGAATTTCACACTAAATCTTTCACATATACTTCTTTCTacccacccaccccacccccacccctagtaaaaaaaacaagacaaaaaaaacaaaattattttattttatttttaaaaaaatattttgcttCTTCTTAGCTTGCTTTCTTCACATTATATACACAACACAAGAGGTATATGCAttgtcttatatatatatttctgtTTCTTCTTACGATTTTATTTTTCGTTATATACGAGAAAAtgattcttttataaataatgtttatatatgtatgtttttTGTGTGTAAAATTTGCTTAGAAGttgagaaaatgaagaaagaatGGAGCTTTGTTCTTGGATTATTGGGAATTTTGCTTCAACTATTTTTGCTGGCTGAATCTTCATTAACAAAACAGTTAGTGTTCTTtacttttatttactttaattttaattagtaTTCTGTTATTTGACCTGcatttaatttaagaattgacTAAGATTTATTTGTATGTTTAATTAATGTTTGTTCATGTCTTAGTTGAGctgatatttttttgtattttatataattatggtGTCTGAATTAGCTAGTGCATATCAACTAtctcattgtttttttttttttttgactatCTCATTGGTTTTTTTTTGCTACTATAAAAATTTTATGACTCCGTCATCAAAACTTTAGACAGATGGAAAATTAAACGCTAAAATGATCATTTTTTCAGttttgatgaaatttaattgtattttttataattttatcccGCTTCGTTTATCACTAAGCCATTAATCTTAATTGGCAACTCACTGGTTAGAATGATTGATaactgaaatttttttaaatcttttttggGAGAATTTACATATACTAACTTTTTAAAATACTCTTCTGCATTTTCTTCGTCTCATTTGTGGCTCAATGCTATTGAGACTCTACTCGTAACATT
Coding sequences within:
- the LOC125843870 gene encoding probable rhamnogalacturonate lyase B, with translation MGKNMQLSLLYVVEFTMVAFTLLLVVDGRRLIETPIVRLDIQTNQVTMSNGIVNVTLSIPYGVVMSISYGGVNNLLATQNVEKNRGYWDIFWNRTTSKRARKKFLGNSFEVIMDTENQAEISFKSTWNASQSDELPLNSDLRFVMLQDTPGFYTYAIVERLEGWPLVYIENLRVVFKLQQDMFDYMAISDERQRIMPMPVDRETGKVLDYKEAVLLTNPTNLDLKGEVDDKYFYATDNKDDRVHGWVSSTNPPVGFWMIIPNDEFRTGGPYKQDLTSHVGPTVLSIFVSRHFAGDDLVIKFQQGEPWKKVIGPVFLYLNSNSSAMDNPTILWDDAKRRMNQEVANWPYDFPVSEEYIKSNQRGIIRGQLLVNDSTTTLIPASKGYIGLAPLGDVGSWQRENKGYQFWTKTNAMGNFTIENVISGTYNLYATVLGIIGDYKYTFDVQVTPGSSIELGSLVYNPPRNGATLWEIGVPDRTAAEFFVPTPPPEFNVHVYQNNFESIFRQYGLWEQYSVLYPENDLVYNVGTSNYSKDWFFAHVTRNIGNKTYISTTWKIIFNLEIIDNASNYTLQMALAAAQRAELQVRFNDENVVEPHFTTGKIGGDNAIARHGIHGLYFLYSIEVKGNLLVNGTNTIFLTQAIATNPFQGVMYDYLRLEGPYQ